The Labeo rohita strain BAU-BD-2019 chromosome 14, IGBB_LRoh.1.0, whole genome shotgun sequence genomic interval GCCCATGTCCTGCCAGATGCAGGACTCCCAGAATGAATTTCACTCGCAAACCGTTCGAATGAGGGCGGCAGATGCTCCAGAGGGCTCCAAGAAAAAGAAGGGCCTCGGAAAGTCCGGACGCCGAGGCAGGCCCTCGGGTACCACTAAGTCTGCAGGCTACAGGACAAGTACGGGACGACCGCCCGGCACCACCAGAGCGGCAGGTTTTAAAACCAGCCCAGGACGGCCACTGGGCACCACCAAAGCTGCAGGCTACAAGGTAAGCCCAGGTAGGCCTCCAGGCAGCATCAAAACTCTGGCAAGGCTTAACAAACTAGACTTTGGCACCTGCAACGGTGCACCGTTCCCTTACACCATGATGCAGAAGAGGGCCTTGTGCGAAGCCACTGTGAAAGAAAAAGACACTACTACCGAGTGAAAAccgttttttatttattgcaaaggGGGGACTCGGGATGTGGGTGCATGTCCAAAGTCACAGTGAATTGTGTTTGAGATGTCAAACTCTTgcaaggaggaaaaaaaagatggattttGATACTTCAACTCACGTGTATGTGCCAGTGTTATCCTTTTGTGTATCTTTTTCCAAAGACCATTAGCATTACCTTTCTCTCTATGACGTATGTTAATCTATTGTACAGATGTGCATGACggtagtattgtgaaataaagtTACAGTATTGAACACTTATTAATCTTTTCAGTCCCTTAGAAATGTAGAGAGAACTGCagttgtgttgttttacatttacctTTACCTTTTACTTAATACTTTTTGATGTAAAGTTACTGCTGGGAACTGTCTTCATCACACACAGTTTAGATTTTAGGACATTGCATTTGACTTGAAAAAGCTGATCACTAGTAATAACTCCTCTGTTCCACTGATGTGTATGTGAAAGTGCTCTGTTTGTAATGTCCAATGATATGTTtatctttttgttgttgatgtatTTATGAATTATCTGGTGCCCTTTTCAGACACAGGATGATGTGCATTTTTGATAAAACATCAAGTCACAGATTTCAGCAATTGTGTAATCTTTACACATGCTCTTGTAAATataactgtgagtttatatcagccAGCGTGTTCTGTTCAACCTAAAATTGTTTTGCTGATCGACGATCCACTCTAAAATACcatgttactttttttgtttttaaccacTGGACTAAAAGAAGTCTCAGTTTTGTGTAATTGAATACACCTGATctgatacaaaaataaacagttatcACTCCAGAAAAGTAAGTTGTGTGGAAAAActgttgaaatgattttttgtacaaattatttataaaaaaaaattctagttCCCATTATGTTGCTATAAAAATACCTTTATTATGAAGTAGTAATATATAGAATgcatttagtaaaaatatttaaaaccaaaaatatttaaaataacttaatttgcaTGGGCTGAATAGGAAATACTATATTTCATGTTGTAAATAtgtcaatattttaaaacaaaatctatTAAGACATGGCGCTATGAACGTTAACCACATAAAACGCAACATAAAGCGCTCTATTAAGCataattcaatataataatGTGACTTACAgtttttagaatttagaatttttacatTCTTTTCAAAAAAGAATGGTTCAAAAGTACTAAGATTTTAATAGAAACAGCGGGCAATTCATAGTTCCGCTCATACTGTCTTTGTTGTTATCTTAAATTAGTTTCTATACACAAACAATGTACGCGGTTAAGCTATAACATGACTCAATTCTCAAAAAAGGAAAGTTGACAGACTAGAATAGCTTTTATTGCAAACGTATTGCCGCTTCTATATTTATTTCGTACGGGAAGTCTTAAGATAGGCCGATAAACAAGTTACATTTTATCCCTTGACACAATGGACGTTGACGCATGGCTGTGGCaagccattttaacatttaacctTACGGCCATCTGTTTCTGTCATTAACACACAGTAGGTTTTTAATGACTATTCCAATAATGATTCATAtcgtatttgtttattttttatttatacgtTTTAAATcggtttattttaattttaatgttaataatactTAGCCACTGgatattagcatttatttttccGCTACTACGCcaatagtgacaattttgttgGTATCCATTctagttttaaaaattaataaacttaaTTATTACATACTAGTACCTTTTTAGGAGACACTAGTTTCCATCAAAATTGTAATATGTCTTATCTTACTGTTGCTTTTTAATTGTCACATCAAGCATAATTTATACAAACCCTGCAATAATTTTGGGCAATTTTTTACTCTATATTTCCTATATTCCTCatggcaatattattatttctttatatactacacattttatttaacatttatatatttgatcaTTTCTGTAGGCTACTGTATTAAATGCCGTGTGAGTGCTGCATCATCCAGATAGTTCATTACCTGGAGATGACTTGAaaacttcacttttttatttattaagcttaAGCAATAGCAATAACTGGATGTCTTTGTCCATATTAGAGATTTCTTGGTAGGTCataaattatgactgttttAGACTTGCTGCATGAGTGCGCCCTCTGGCTTAGAGTATGGTAATTAAATACGCCcagttggattttttttaataaaagattaaGAATATGTGATATactggaaatatttaaacaggATAGCGGGATGGCAAAATGCCACAATCCCAGAGGGTTGACAGGTATGAATTTATAggaattaaaaatcttactagtaagaataaaaatggtaacaaCCGGAGTACAACCTAGTGTTGAACACCAGTAACTGTGAGTAGTAACATAAAAGATATCAGTTAGCTCCAAGTAAGGTATAAATGTTAAACAAGCTTGCCATAACTGTCTGACATATTACACTTATGCTTGGCATGGCCTAATTTTCAACCACTCACAAAATGCGCAAAGAAAACTTAGAAAATAAAGCATGCCGGAGCATGTGTCTGCTGATCGAGACcaataaattgtgttttctgCCCATATGAGTTACTGTGGTCGGCTACCTTGCAAAGCACGAGCGGTCTCTCTAAAATGGAGGAAGTTACGCCTTTGTTAGGACAAGGAAACAAATGGCGTGAGGTTTTAAAGCAGAGGCTCACTATAGAGTGGTTCCATGCGCCCAACGCGCCGACTGTGACTGTATGCACGACGCGTTTGGGACAAgttaaacttgcatttgcttGCACATTGTCCACATGCATTTAGCGCAAGTGAGAGATGTACCTGGCAAATAGTGAATCGGGTTAAGTGGATGTGAATGTTACACTGACTGGGGGTTGGGTGTGCTGTGCCGATTGGTCGCTCTCAccagcgcacacacacacacagacagtcaGTCAGGGCTtgttttaacacacacacacacacacacacacacacacacatagaacCAGGGGTACTCGGCAAGCGGGGCAAACAATCATGTATTTCAATAGAAATCGTGGCCGCTGAAAAACGTGGTTTCGATGCATTGACGTGGTGCTTCGGGGGAAAGTGACAGGCGCTCAGTTTCATTCtcgtttatttattaatctccATTTTTGATGTTGGAGAGAGAAATGAGTGCCGAGGCCGGGCCTACTGGTGCAAATGCTGCTGGGATTTTGCAGATCCGCTTTCACAAATTGACAAAAAGTAACGCTACATGCTCGAATTTGAAGGGCTTTCCGGTGGTTTTGTCGTGACCGAGTCGTAAATGGTAAGAAACCGGCGATTTCTCTCCTGTACCTTTTGTATTTGGTGCGTTTTTTTATCTCACCGTCGTGGTTGACTTTACTGCTGTACGACTGTATGAGAACTGTTGATGCACATGATGATAATGTAACATACTTTACCAGCGTTTTCACACTGAAATCGCGGCAGAGGTCATCTTTGAACAGTCCAGTAGGGGCATATCAAAGTGTCTTTGACATAGCGATTCATGTTGACTTTTTCAAGCTCTCTTATCTTTGTCTTGATGGATTCTTGACAAGACGGCCTACGAGGGTTGCGACTTAAACCCGAGTAGCCACCCTGTTACAAAAGCCAGTTTAAGATGCTAGCTATGTTTTGGAACCTGGTAGCTGGTTTCTAGCCGGTTTACGATGGTCATTAGCTGGTCGACCGGTTTCCATGCTCCAAACATTATGACCACCTTAAGCTGGCATCTGGTTAGCTGGTCAAAGATGGTCATCCAACTCGCACCAGTCAGAAACCAGCTAGCGGTTTAATCTGTGCTTTCAGCATGGATGTTGCATGTGCATGCTGGTGTTTTGCTGTTAAAATGTCATGCTAATGTGGAATCATCTTGTCTGCTGCATAATTGTTTTGAATTAGATTGCAATGTTTGGTTTGATGCACAACTCATTAGTGTTTTGTGCAGCAAACCCCTTAGTTTTAGAGTTGTAATTCCATAGGTCTTCTTGAAAGGACATAATCTAAAAGCATTTCCCTGTATTTTGTCGCAGGATGGAGCCAGGACAACATGAATCAGTCCTACAAAGTGGCTGGCAGGGATGGCTCGGAGTATCGTGGTGATCCACAGGAGACCAAGGCGCTTAATAGCCGCATCAGCTCCTGTGGACACCAGAGCACAAAGCGACAGGGGGACCAGGGGTCTGCCATGCATTTCTTAAACTCTGGCTACAAACTCCCCGCATCGTCGTACGCGTACAATCAGAGAGAATCCACCTCCAACTACAGCCCGCTGAGGAGGCTTCAGGACCTGACCACTATGGTGAACCATGCCGACATGAGTTTGCAGGACAAGGACTTTCACGGGCGAAGTAAATTGCTCATGCACAATCCCATTGGCGGAAGTGAGTTCGGAATAAGCCTGTATCACACAGTTCAGTCCAGTTCGCAAGGAAACACTGACAGGACTACTATTCAGGATCTGGACAAAAATGGCTTCTCACCAGTAAGCTCTGATAGCTTGGAACATTTTCCACCCATCCCAAGtagatttttgcattttgagtCAACGCTGTTTGATAGTGGGGACAGCAAGGATAATGACGAGGAGGAGCATGATGCGGTGCCACCGTTTAAAGACGCGTCAAAGAAATGCCAGAAACGAAATCTGGCAAATGCAAAGGCTCCTAGCAGCCACAGGCTGGACCTAAGTACAAACAAACATGGAAGTAGTAACCTTGTTTCTAAAAATACAGTGAAGTCTGACCCTTCTGCTAGTCCCTCACATTTGCCCGTCGAGGTCATGATGGAGGATTTTGACAGTATGGATGATTATTCAGACAGTGACTGTGATCTGCCCAGCACTGAAAACAGTGCTTCACTATTCAACGCTGGTCTCTCAAAAAGACCAAATTCACCCAGTGACTCCCATTCGAATCCTGTAAGAGGCTTTTATGTTCATTAGATTTATAATTTGTTGTCTTCGTTGTGTTTTTTCCCCAAACAGGTGTACGAGTTATTGTTAAAGCGTTTCCACCTAAGAACGCACTGTTGTCCAGGACGGAAAatccattattttttatatgcagTATATAAATCTATACATATAGTACATAAAGTAcatatagaccaatttggagtagacgtcacagttacgtcacttgcagctgcacgCGCATAGCCGTTGTGGaaaactggtaacaagtggaggtaaacgggtgaaatccatggaataagagaaaaaacaatttttgcGCCTTCTAATATCAAAATcgaaatgcaaatcatttttatggaATACTGTCATCAGACGCCATTTAAAGCTAAACGCATACATTTAAACGTACATACTATGGATGataactgctatgattacttttaaagcataaatttgatttgaacaataggtctacataatatttacatacgCTTTTCATAGAGGAagtattgtattagccctacagttacagcatgaaatattatttaaacctgttactattaacatttttacacaacatttattttatttcacaattctgacttttttctcgcaaatgcaagtttatatctcctaattcggactttataactcgatttaactcaaaaatagtgAGTGAATAGTGAGgttaaatcttttattttatggctccatagactgccactgGAAAACcgtcattttctgccaccagataggctccgcccacaaaaaagtCATCCCCgtttcggatctgtaagactatcccagTGTCTAACGTCAATTttgttgaataacagtgcttatcgctggatgacaagcttttgtaatatgcagagaacattttgaaaatgacatttaatcaatataatctataatctttttaaattgaactattttgtaccgtatccgtgtaattctctagctgTAAAGGCTATCTCTCCGAGGTTTACTGCAACCATGATGCACGtgcatcccgaatgtttacaaacttaAAGTTGGTCTATACATATACACTGCATATACAGTGGTGGCCAGAATTATTAGAATGCtcgtattttcaccagctaaaaatggttttaagtcagttttttctatcttttgctgtagtgtgtcagtagaaaatatcagtttacatttccaaacatttattttgccattaattgtaattgtccagtgatatttttgtttgcacatagagtctgacaacagccagtgctccacacagagatctgatctcatcattattcagtctgtctggaataacatgaaaaaacacaacaaaccgACACAGACTACATCCAGAAAAACTGTGGCAATATCTCCAATGATGCAAacgcacctagggcaaaaggcAGCTTTAatcgcaaaggatggtcacaccaaatgttgatttgagTTCATAGATATAATCTATTTTTGACCGCATCctctttttacagtatttttacacaATGGCCTAAGACTTTTAACGGTACTTTAGctgtctcttgaagcatcttggagatatTGCCATAGTTCTTCTgtatttagtctgtctcagtttgttctgtttcttcatgtcatttcagacagactggataatgagatcagatctctgtgtggagcaaaCAAAAACCTCACTGGATTactacaattaatggcaaaatgaatgttttgagaatataaactgatatttcctactgacacactacagcaaaatatagaaatgactgacttaaaaccatgtttagctggtgaaaatactagtgttctaataattttgtcCACCACTGTATATGTATTAATTGCGCGCGCGCGCACACAGCGGGGTCCAAAGATTCAAAACACATTGAAAATATGTGATTCAAACCTTATAATAAACTTAGTTAAGTTGAAAGAAATGTTACGAATGAACAATTTCTAAGTCACTAATCTGGTAACCAAATTTGTGACGTTGATCATGTGAACTCGTTTTTGTTTCCACTGAAGCACAAGGTGCTCTTTGGGACTTTTCAAATTATGCTGGATAACTGAATGATCAGGTTTTACGCATATAAGGAGCAGCTCAAGTGCTTCATTGATTAAAGCAAGGTAAAGTTGTTTtgtattggggaaaaaaatgcaatcagaaaaatgctaaatataagCATTTTCACTAACAGaattttggaccccactgtatgtattattcatttaaatatttaagtgcatgtttattttacacagaaattaagaaatattagtgaaagtcaagatTCACCGAATTTAGCGAATTTACAAAAAggctaatagaaatgtgtaaaaaaaaaacttgacagTTTGACAACTAGATCagccattttgcatttaatgactTATACGATGAACTAAttgcacagagaactatataatacattttgagcaacatgacattAGCAACTGATGTACGAATGTACATAATCAATTGCATGAATGTACTAAAGCAATCATAACTTGTTCAAAAGAATGAGAAACTTATTACAATGTGCGCAAGTGATTAGATGTTGTCTTTTCTGATGTGGAGATTGAACAAGTagttgagaatttcatttctcatctgaaaatgcaccaaagcaactgagaaaaactttaaaatcaagCAGCTAACTGACATAAGAATCACTTGAGTGACATAAGTCACTCAGTTGACCACAGTGACTGGCTAATGTAGATAAtatcaaaatgaaatgttgGTTTATCACTGTAAAAGACCAGTTCGATAAACAGTGCagcaaaaatatgcattgtATTTGACGTATGTGCTAATAAGTAGCACAGTATTTATATGACAACATAGTAATTGCATGGTTCCTTAGTTAAAGGTGTGTAATTAATATGCAGAAACTTGATCCATTCATAAGttgatttggttaaaaaatgtaaacactgacACCATCAAAATATAGCTTTGCCACAACAATGTTGGCTTAACCAGTATTTTTTTTGGACAAGTAGCGCATGGGGGGTGTCTGGGTAATTGGTTTGAAAACTGTCACTGCAATTCAATATGGGACATTTGTGGTgtagaaattacacactttacTAACTACTTGACTTCAACAACATATTTGTTACTTGTAGGCTgagttatgtttatttatagttgGTGTTGCccagtttttaaattacaagTTGTCATAGGCAAAGTCATTTGTATTACCCTCCCTCAAGCTGAACACCTCTTCGTTGAGCAGGAGCTTgacttcgtttttttttttcaagtagtGGAGCAGAGGTGTATGCTAAGTGCTTGCtggttaatacttttattgtaaAACTTAGCTGACCACGATCTTTGTCACCGTAAGGACCGTAGTATGGTGGGTTGTAGTTAGATTGTTACCCACAAATGGCTTTTGGCAAGGTGAGAGTATctgaaatgtatttgaaaagAGTAGCCTAAACAACACAAGTTGTCTTGACTCATGTTATTGATGTTTAATGAATGATGATTaaactgactttttattttaacccCAAAGTCCAACAGCCCAAAGAAAAAGCAGCTCCCAGGTATAAAGTACTCTGTTGAAGATGTCGTGTGGGCCAAATTCAACCGCAGACCCTGGTGGCCCTGTCATATAACCACTGACCCACAGATTGAAGTCCACACCAAAATGAAAGGTGATATCTTTTGTTTTGGTCACCTTTTGTATGACAGAAACCACTTCATGAGGTAAAACCTTTTATTAAAAACCATTGGTGCCATATTGTAACATTTTCTTCCAGATCCCAGTCGTCGGCCGTGCCGTCTCTATTTTGTCAGGATGTTTGGGGAGATCCTAGACCAAGCTTGGGTCCCGGCTAA includes:
- the si:ch1073-44g3.1 gene encoding UPF0461 protein C5orf24 homolog, with amino-acid sequence MMHQVASNSNDYGLGSIGDDGQHPASHFELCSSPSNKFYPTAPPPSLQLPLPNLPPLPQSMIKPMSCQMQDSQNEFHSQTVRMRAADAPEGSKKKKGLGKSGRRGRPSGTTKSAGYRTSTGRPPGTTRAAGFKTSPGRPLGTTKAAGYKVSPGRPPGSIKTLARLNKLDFGTCNGAPFPYTMMQKRALCEATVKEKDTTTE